A window of Cryptomeria japonica chromosome 3, Sugi_1.0, whole genome shotgun sequence contains these coding sequences:
- the LOC131874259 gene encoding uncharacterized protein LOC131874259, with product MANLLQFVDGLDMINNGWIKSFGQIKFAKNSNLVQKVNCTETKKKKIEQDHSMQVVDSRREIQSIADCILEEQTEITQCSNLSKCPYKKKEDNNVKDVTDKSKRFYKSRRRNFQKKKVLYSIDSDVSDDESESDEKYSEDEKKTSVFMVQEILNEKHSGDQSENIDDSEEEDADVVVDLEEELVCALEELEKVRKEYKKYKKSLIKEHDLLNKNIEESNINIAALTTQLDEAKRMYEVSKSDLENKEK from the exons ATGGCGAACCTATTGCAGTTTGTTGATGGGCTCGATATGATCAACAATGGGTGGATCAAATCTTTTGGACAGATcaagtttgctaaaaatagcaacctaGTGCAGAAGGTGAACTGTACagagaccaaaaagaagaaaatagagcaggATCATTCAATGCAGGTGGTCGATTCAAGGAGGGAGATCCAATCTATTGCAGACTGTATCCTTGAAGAGCAGACTGAGATTACTCAGTGTAGTAATCTAT CTAAGTGTCCctacaagaagaaggaagataacaaTGTGAAAGATGTCACGGATAAGAGTAAAAGGTTttacaagtcaagaagaagaaattttcaaaagaagaaggTTCTTTACTCAATTGATAGTGATGTCTCTGATGATGAAAGTGAATCGGATGAGAAATACAGTGAAGATGAAAAAAAAACTAGTGTTTTCATGGTGCAAGAGATCCTTAATGAGAAACATAGCGGTGATCAATCTGAAAATAtagatgacagtgaggaagaagatgcagATGTTGTGGTTGACCTTGAAGAAGAATTGGTTTGTGCTCTTGAAGAACTTGAAAAAGTAAGAAAAGAGTACAAGAAATACAAGAAGTCTTTGATAAAAGAGCATGACTTACTAAACAAGAATATTGAAGAATCAAACATCAATATTGCTGCCTTGACCACTCAGTTGGATGAAGCTAAAAGAATGTATGAAGTGAGTAAATCAGActtagaaaacaaagagaaataa
- the LOC131029907 gene encoding eukaryotic translation initiation factor 1A, with protein sequence MPKNKGKGGKNRKRGKNEADDEKRELVFKEDGQEYAQVLRMLGNGRCEALCIDGTKRLCHIRGKMHKKVWIAAGDIVLVGLRDYQDDKADVILKYMPDEARLLKAYGELPDNVRLNEGIAGMDEDEEGGGDDYIEFEDEDIDKI encoded by the coding sequence ATGCCGAAGAACAAGGGTAAGGGAGGTAAGAACAGGAAGAGGGGAAAGAACGAGGCTGATGATGAAAAAAGAGAGTTGGTCTTCAAGGAAGATGGTCAAGAGTATGCCCAAGTTCTTCGAATGCTTGGCAATGGTCGCTGTGAGGCCCTCTGCATTGATGGGACCAAACGGCTCTGCCATATCCGTGGCAAGATGCATAAGAAAGTCTGGATTGCAGCTGGTGACATTGTCCTGGTTGGTCTCAGAGATTACCAGGACGACAAGGCTGATGTTATACTGAAGTATATGCCTGATGAAGCTAGGCTTCTCAAGGCCTATGGTGAGTTGCCAGATAATGTTAGGCTTAATGAAGGTATTGCCGGTATGGATGAAGACGAAGAAGGTGGTGGTGATGATTATATCGAATTTGAAGATGAAGATATTGATAAAATCTAA